The Mytilus trossulus isolate FHL-02 chromosome 3, PNRI_Mtr1.1.1.hap1, whole genome shotgun sequence genome contains a region encoding:
- the LOC134712513 gene encoding GPALPP motifs-containing protein 1-like yields the protein MQSETRPEKEIFDHNLGEMSGGEYGPALPPGLQKSEDSVRVAGPELPPHLRRTSKDEIGPIFPQTVAGPIGPSLPPHLMKDQINDNDIIGPAMPPQINDSDSDSSDEESIGPKLPFQLQNKGNTPNKSSVIGPCLPPHLTSNTLQSAGPQQILKGNNSDIEDDTDVIGPMPSEMLRGDASRSTAAEIESRARQMRDRLEGKNNTEETISRESWMTELPSAELNRSLGLQARTFRAKAGPDLSDRSGWTDTPADREKKAKEEASRKRPHEDVRQSDSDKQRSKEIKKYNKSNRPESLLELHQKELKKNKKKTEDKPTERRPFDREADLQVNKFDDAQRKAIIKKSQKLDSRFSQGGSQFL from the exons GATTACAAAAGTCTGAAGACAGTGTAAGAGTAGCTGGACCTGAGCTGCCACCGCACCTGAGAAGAACTTCTAAAGATGAAATTGGACCAATCTTCCCTCAGACAGTGGCAGGTCCTATTGGACCTTCTTTACCTCCTCATTTGATGAAAGACCAAATTAATGACAATGATATAATTGGACCAGCAATGCCACCACAGATTAATGATTCTGATAGTGACTCTTCAGATGAAGAATCAATAGGTCCAAAACTACCTTTTCAACTTCAAAATAAGGGAAATACTCCAAATAAATCATCAGTAATTGGGCCTTGCTTGCCACCTCATTTAACATCCAATACATTACAGAGTGCTGGTCCTCAACAgattttaaagggaaataactctgatATTGAAGATGATACTGATGTTATAGGACCAATGCCATCTGAAATGTTAAGAGGAGATGCCAGTAGAAGTACGGCAGCAGAAATAGAATCAAGAGCAAGACAAATGAGGGACAGACTGGAAGGAAAG AATAACACAGAAGAAACAATTTCTCGAGAATCCTGGATGACAGAGCTACCATCTGCTGAGCTAAATCGGAGTTTAGGTTTACAGGCTCGTACCTTCAGAGCTAAAGCTGGACCAGATCTGTCAGATAGATCAGGATGGACTGATACTCCAGCAGACAGGGAAAAGAAagcaaaa GAAGAAGCAAGCCGAAAACGTCCACATGAAGATGTAAGACAGTCAGATAGTGATAAACAGAGgtctaaagaaataaaaaaatataat AAGTCAAACAGGCCAGAGTCATTGTTAGAATTGCATCAAAAAGAATTAAAGAAGAACAAG AAAAAGACTGAGGACAAACCAACAGAAAGAAGACCATTTGACAGAGAAGCAGATCTACAAGTGAATAAATTTGATGATGCACAGAGAAAAGCTATCATTAAAAAATCACAGAAATTAGACAGTAGATTTTCTCAAGGTGGCTCacaatttttatga